GATCTTAGATTTAGATTTTGATCTTAGATTTTTAGATCTTGATCTCTAGATCAGTTTGATTTGATTATTTAAATTTGCTGCTTAAAATCCAACTGGATATAATTTTTGCTGATCATCAATGTCATTTACAGATTTCCATGAACTTAAATGCGTATTCCGCGTTTACGCACAAAAAAACCAGGCTAAATCATCATTCTGATTCAGCCTGGTTTTTATCAATGAAAGCGTTTACAAGTTTTTTCTTTTTTTATAGCAATTCTCTATTAACTTACTTCATCATTCACGAACTCTTGGAGCAACTTCGGTTCCCAGCAGCTCAATAGCTTTCATAACATCCTCATGCGGCATAGTACCTACCGGCAGATGAAGGAAGAATCGCGTAAAGCCTAGCTGTTTGCGCATAAACAGGATTTTGTTAGCCACGGTCTCCGAATCGCCAACGAATAAAGCACCTTCCAAAGTGCGTGATGCATCGAATTGCGAGCGTGTGTATTGACCCCAGCCGCGTTCTCTGCCGAAATAATTAAAGGATGCCTGCGTAGGAGGAAAATACTTATCAACCGCCAGCGAGTTGCTCTCTGCAACGTATCCGAGAGAATGTACGGCGATCTTTAACTTCGATACATCATGACCGGCGCGGGCAGCTGCTTTCTTGTACAGGGGTACCAGTGGAGCAAAGTTCAGAGGGCTGCCGCCGATAATAGCTAATACAAGCGGCAATCCAAGCTGACCTGCGCGGATGACCGAATCCGGGTTGCCTCCACTGCCCAGCCATACTGGCAATTGGTTTTGAACGGGCCGCGGATACACGCCTAAGTTATTAAAAGCCGGTCGGAATCCGCCTTTCCAGGTTACTTTTTCCGATTCCCGAAGCTTTAATAAGAGCTCCAGCTTTTCTTCGAACAAGCTATCATAGTCTTTTAAGTCATATCCAAACAAAGGAAATGCATCGACCATAGAACCTCGCCCTGCGATAATCTCTGCGCGCCCATTCGATATGCCGTCAAGCGTCGCGAATTGCTGGAACAAACGAACTGGATCCGCAGCAGAGAGCACCGTCACTGAGCTGGTCAGCCGGATTTTTTTCGTCATTGGCGCGGCCGCAGCCAGAATAACGGCAGTAGCGGAATCCGCAAATTCTTTGCGATGATGCTCGCCAACGCCAAATATATCAAGCCCGACTTTATCAGCCAGAACAATTTCTTCTACAACCTGGCGCAAACGCTCTCCATGGCTGATCGTCTCGCCGGTTACGACATCCGGTGTTGTCTCGACGAATGTATCTACACCTATTTCCATGCTTAGTCCTCCTGCTTGTGATTATCTTTGTTTTCACGATTTTTGATACCGTAACCGATCTTTTTCATAACATTTATAAGCTCGAACTTCTCCTCGTCCGTCGCGAAAGTCAGCTGATCCGAGATAAATTGAGCATGCTTCGGGAAAATATTATCAAAGCTGCTTCGTCCAGCAGCCGTTAGTGACACATTCGTTTTTCTACGGTCTCCCGGGATAGGAATCCGTTCCACCAATCCCTTTTTTTCAAGCTTGTCCACCACGTAGGTGATACTCCCGCTTGGTATAGTAAAGGTATCGCTAATCTTTTGGATTGGCTGTGCACCTCTATTATAAAGAAGCTCTAGAATTCGAAAGTTCTCCGTACTAAGGCCATAGCTGTCAATGTCTCGCTCTAGGCTCCTATACAACTCATTTACCATGTTTCTCAATACGCGAATTAGCTTTAAATCAAGCTCTACCCCTTCAGCATCGCGTTCAGTCAAGCTTCATCCTCCTATCAAGGTTTAACCTCGCCTAATATCCTAACATTAGTTATTCTAATCTTAGGATATTTAATTGTCAATCTTAACAGCAAGCAAATCAACCCTAACATCAGACAAAAAAACCGGACCAACCCCTATTGGGAATTGATCCGATTCATTTTAATGATCGCTTTGTGCTTGATAGGCCTCCGCTGCAGCCGCCAAATAATAGGCCAGCCCGGTTTGTTGATTCTCCAGCATGCTTAAATGGAAATCATCCTGGAGAAAAAACTTCGTTTGTGCGGCAAAATCCACGGATGAAAGTTTATGTCCGTGCCTCTTTAGGAAATCTAGATGATTGTTGATAAAATCAGTTACTTTCGCATCGTTATCCCGGCTTCGCTGATTTCACTTGGCATAAGCAGACCGATCTTATGATAATGATGCAGAGTTTTGATGGTCACATGAGCCAGCTCGGAGACCTCTTTCACGGAAAATAACATGCGGCAACCTCCTAATTCCCTTTCTTTCGGAACGGCCGTTCACATAATGAAGTTTATAGTCTCCCCTAAGAGGAGAGTCAATGCTTTATTTTCAAATAAAAAACGAACCGCTTCCTCTAGAATCGATTCGTCTATTCTTTATCGCTGATTACTCAGCATTTGCCCAGTTGTATTCGTCTTTTTCCTGCTGACATATACACTACGATACAGAAGAAGCAAAACAATATGGATAAGAGCCAGAATAAGGTATAGATTGCTGAATACATAGGAAGCTGCGTTTGAATGCCACGGGATCCAACTCGACCGAGCGCCGTGATCCATCACTTTGCCGTAAATCCCCGTAGAGACCGCACCGGAAAGGAAATTACACAACGTTAGCAGCCCCATTCCAACCCCAATCTGATCCCGGGGAATGCTGCGCGAGATTGTGTTGGAAAGTACGATTTGCATAAACATCTGACCAACATTGCCAAGAGTGAAAATCAAGCCAATCAGAACGGCCGGACTTCCTACAAATAGCGATAACAGTAGAAAACAGCTGAATAATAATAACGACGCCGTGTGATACACGAAGGAATTGCCTTTGGAATCCGCTAACTTCCCTACTTTTCGACCTAAATAAGCGGACAAGCATGCTCCGGGAACCATGACGAAACCAATTATGCCTGGCTCCAACCGATTGATATCCGACAACAATTGAGGCGTAAGAAACGGCAATGCATAACTGATGCTCATCACAATCGCAGCAATCATTAATCCCATTAAATAGATGCGGTCCCTCATAAGCGCCCTGGAGATAAAGGGATCAGCAGCTGCACGTATACGCCACAAGAACCCGATAAGCATCAATGCACTGCCGGCGCCCAGCCACAAGTTCCCTTGCGTAATGGCAAGCAGTAATAGAGCTACCGTCCCCGTAAGAAGTCCTCCTCCAAGCCAATCAATAGTTCCGCCTTCTTTTATATCCGAGCTCAAATGCTTACGGTAGAATGGCAAAGTGATCAGAATCAGCAATGGAATCGCAAACAGCCATCTCCAATGGACAACTGACACCAAGAGTGATGAGACAATAGGTCCAATCGCATTGCCAAGCGCTAATCCGGTAACTGAAATTCCCAGGGCATGCCCTCTTCTTTCCGGTGGAAAATAGCGGACTGGTATTAACATGGCTAGTGCCGGTATAACGGATGCGCCAACCGCTTGCAGAATTCTTGCCATTAGTACAAAAGGAAACGACCCCGCAAGCAGACCTAGCAAAGAACCTGAAGCAAATACGAGGAGTCCAAAGGTAATCAGATTTTTGGCCTGATAACGATCAAGCAGCTTGCCGTAAATAACGGAACCAACTGCGTAGATAAGTAAATAGGCAGTCGACACCCAACTGACTTGAGCAACGGTCAGTTCAAAGTCGGCCCGGATCTCGGGAAGAACAATATTAAACATCGTTGCGCTCATGGAAGATAAAACCAGGGTGAACGCAAGAAGCTTTATAAGCACGTTTCCTATAGCCGGTGGTCTGACATCAGGTTGTTCTGCTGGCATTGTAATTTCCCTCCTGTTTCTCTTTATATTTACCAATATACCCCTCATGATCGATAAATGATAATATATATTATTGTATGTTATTATATACTCGGGTATATGGAAATTAAGAAAGCTAAGGATTGGGAGGTTATCTTTTTGGAACTGCTGCAGCTTCATTATTTTCGTACGGTCGCGAAATACGAGCATATGACTAAAGCGGCCGAAGTGCTTCGTATTGCTCAGCCAGCGCTTAGCAAGACCATCTCGCGTCTAGAAGAAGACGTTGGCGTCCCCTTATTTGACCGCAATAACCGGCAAATCCGGTTAAATCGTTTTGGCAGAGCCTTTCTGCAGCAAGTTGAGATTGCGCTTGGAGCGCTTGACGAAGGACGAAGGGAATTGGCGGATATGATGGGCACGGAGCAAGGAACCATAAGGCTCGCTACCCCAACGCTTAACCGCCTCTCTTCCACCATAAGCGAATTCCGAAAGGAGAATCCGGAAATTATTTTTCGCGTGACCCAGATCCCTCCGGCCTCTTCGAGCGATATGATCGGACTGCTGGAGCGCGGCGATGTAGACCTTTGCTTCATTGCCGCTCCGCTGAATCAATCCTGGATCAAAGAACAAATCATATTGAAGGCGGAAGTGTGCCTTGCCGTACCGATCACTCACCCACTTGCAAGCAAAGATACCATTACCTTGATTGAGACAGCTAATGAGGCATACATCGAATATCATGCGGGGCATCCATTCCGTCAAATTAACGAAGCTTATTGCGAAGCCGCGGGTATCTCCAGAAATATCATATGCGAGGTGGATGAGCCTTCCGCGTTATGGAGTCTTGTTCAAGCGGGGCTTGGCGTTGCCTTTGTGCCGCGAAATACGAATGAACATCCCCATGTTAAGCTGTTGAACATTCAATCGCCGGTCTGTGAACGCGAATTCTCCATCGCCTGGAATGAGAAGCGTTACTTGTCCCGAGCTTCAAGGCAGTACCTGGAATTCTTGAAATCCTACAAGCAACATGATTTAATCGGGAATTGAAAAAACCGGATCGTTCTCCCTTAGAGAATCGATCCGGTTTTGTATCACTTCCACTATATGCTTCTTACTTATGTCCGCCGTCTGCGCCAGCCAAAGATCTTTACGTGAACGATAGCTTTGGTCGACCAATGAGCGATGAGGTGAAGGATAATAAAGACAAGGACCAGGGGCTTGAATAATAACCAACATACCGCCCACATCACAAAAATTTGCCAAGGCTTCATTTTTCGAAATAATTTATTAGGCCACAAACAGATCCGGTAGAGTATATATTGATTCTGAAGCGACTCCAGGTATTCGTCCTGGTACTGCTTCTCGTCCGGATTTAACCGTACCGCGCTTCGCATATAGGTCTCATGCAGCTTATAATCCCCTCGTCTGGCAGCAGACCAAGCTAGGTACATTAACACAATCGGTTCCTCTGCGCCATACCTTAGCGCTTCGCGTTCCGTCTCTCTGGATACGGCATCATTTCCAAGCAGAGCTTCCGTGTAGCTAAGAATGGACAAATACTGCGGATTCTCGGGTTCCAGCTCTAGGGCAATCCCGATTTGTTCCTTCGCTTCCTTGAATTTACCCTTCTTGTTCAACTGATTAGCCTGCAAGTAATAATAATGCGCCTCGTAAGGGTCAATTCGCAGCGCTTCCCTGACCGCTTCATGGAAGGCAGCCTCGTTGCCGGTCTCATAAAACAAGGAAACTCGGACATACCAGCCTAGATGATGCTCGGGATCCCGTTTTAACGCTTCGTCCACCCAATGCCGAGCTTTCTCGTAATCCCCCATTAGTACGCAAATTTGCGCGTATAAAGCGTAGGGATCCGGACTATGAGGATCATCCCTTAAAAGCTTCTCCGTTTCAATCAAGGCTTCCTTATATTTCTTCCAAAACATTAGCTGGTATACGTTCGTGTAGCCTGTATGAGAGGATGGGGTTAATGTCTCTTCTTCCATTACTTAATCCTCCTCCCGAATCGCCTATTTTATCCCATGCTTCTTCGCAAAATCCAGCACAATCTTGTAATCTCCGTTCACGTCGCTAAAGGTAGCGTAGTTTCTGGCTGTCGCAAACCATTCGATCGTTGTCGCCTTCCGCTCCTTCAGTGCTTTCCGAAGATCATCCTGGGTAATCGGCTGAATATCGCCGGTCTCGAAGGTTCTCTCCATTGCCGATGTTACGGCATCATTAACAACCTGCTCAAGATCGGCGCCCGAGAACAGCTTTGTCTCTGCGGCCAGCTTGCCAAGATTCAATGAACTCGCAGGCTTGCCTGCAAGCTTCAGCTGCAGGATGGTAGAACGCTCTTCCTCCTCCGGCGGCGGTACAAACACGAGATGATTGAACCGTCCGGGGCGGCGCAAGGCGGAATCCAGATACCAGGGCGTATTGGTTGCCCCAATAACAAATACCTGGTCGTTGCCGGATTGCAGGCCGTCCAGCTCCGTCAGAAGCTGATTGACGAGCATGCGTTCATGATGCTGTCTCATCTGATGACGGCTTCCGCCCATCGCATCCAGCTCATCGATAAAGATGACGCATGGCTTATTTTCCCGGGCTTTCTGGAACACATCGTGCAGATTATGCTCGCTTTGACCGACATACATCGACAGGATCGCCTGCAGCTCGATATGAATGAAATTCGCGTCAATCTCGCCGGCTACCGCACGGGCAAGGAACGTCTTGCCGCATCCGGGAGGTCCGAACAAGAGAAGGCTGCCGCCGGCTTCTTTGCCATAAGCTTTGAAGATTTCCGGCTGCTGCAGAGGCAAAATAAAGTTCATACGAATCTTCTTCTTCACTTCTTCCAGTCCGCCAACATCCTCGAAGGTTTCCTTCGGCTTATCCGATTCGACCAAGGAATGCTCATCCTTATCGAACTGCATCAGCTTCAGCTTATTTCTTCGTCTTTCCGAAAGTTCATCATAATCCGACATTCTAGGATTCCCTCCTTCACCGCTATATAGAAAATAGTATCATATTCATTTCGCCGTTTGTTTTACTTTCTCGTGAAGCAGCTCGAATGCCTGCTTTAACCGATCCTTCGGAATCGCCGGATAACGGTCTCCCAAGCTTACTTCATAGTAAGAAGCGCCTTCCCCAGCGTCACGGACATTACCCGTAAGACCGATCCCGGACTCTTCATATACGGCGATTAAGATCTTCTCGAAAATTTCTTTCGGCATAGCCGCGTGAACATGAAACATATTCGACACCGGCACCAACGGGCGAGTCGTAATGCCTTCAATCCCGCAATTATACAGACCGGCCAATTCGACGGCAGAACGGTAATACTGCTCCATCTTCGGAAGCCGTTCGTCAAACGCTTGATCCGCATTAAGAATATAAGGATACAGACTGATCAGATCGCCGCCATGGCGCCGTTTCCAGATCTTCGACTGCTTCGTGAACTCTTCCTCTCCGGCAAGAACAGCTCCTGCAATTCCGCCGATGCCTTTGTAAAAGGACACATAAACACTATGAAACAAACTGCATACTTCCGCTGCCGTCTTCCCGTAATAGGGCAAAATCTCATAAAGCCTAGCTCCGTCAAGATGAAGCCTGATGTCTTTGGCGCGGCAGTAGGCCGCAATCGCCTCCAGCTCCTCAAAGGCAGGCAGCTGTCCTCCGATTTCACGCTGGGGCAATTCGAGCAGGAGACAAGCAATGTCTTCATCCATGTTCTTCACATCGTCAAGCGTGATTAACCGGTCTTTATCCGCCAGCAGTATCGGCTCAATATGATGAAGCTCTTTCAGGCCGTCCTGCTCATGAATCTCCAGATGGCATAACGGATGGTAAGCAACCTTGCGGCTGCCCTTCTCCTCGCACCATAGCCGTAGCGCGATTTGTTGAGCCATCGTTCCGCTAGGGAAAAAGACCGCCGAAGGTTTTCCCAGATAAGCGGCTATTTTCGCCTGAAAGTCTTCGATAACTTTTCCGGTGCCGTAAATATCGCTATCAACCTCGCCGTCCAGGTGATCAAAGGTATCCTTAAGTACCTGAACATTGCGTTTTCCATGTCCAACTACCGGGTATTCCGCTGTGTTAAAAGCTTCTAGAAGTGTCTTTACCAATTCAATTTCCTACCTTCATAATCTACATATTCGCATTCCATTTCAGCCGCATCCCTTGTTATTGCCGACTGGATAACCTTCGTAATTCCTGCCGCAGACTGCTCGGGAGTCAATTCAGCCGCTTCATCCAGCTTGCCCTGCATATGCGTCTTCACCCAGCCCGGATGAATGACGAGCACGCGTCCTCCCTGTGGCCTCAGGCCGTTATGTATAAGCTTCGACTGCATGTTAACCGCCGACTTGGACATGCAATACGCATACCAGGCATCACGCCAGCAATCGGTAATGCTGCCTGCTTCCGAGGAAATATTGGCGATTAACTTGGCATCGCTTTGCAGCAGAAGAGGCGTGAACGCTTGGCTCATGCGCAGGCTGCCTAAAGCATTCACGTTAAATACGCTCAACATTTCTTCGTACTGAAGCTCTCCGAGAATGGTATTTCTAATATCTCCCAAGATCGCTGCGTTATTTATAAGAACATCAAGCTTATCCGTCCGGGATCGTACCCAATCATAAGCCTGCTTCACACTTGCATCGCTTGCTACATCCAGCGGGAACACCGTCAGCTGCTCGCCGTATAGCCGCTGCAGCTCTTGCAATCCGGGGCTGTCCGCATATTGTCCCGCGAATACGCGGTTGCCGTCCTCCAGCCATTTGGCGGCAATCGCCATGCCAACACCGCGATCCGCACCTGTCACCAGCAAAGTTCTGATCATCTGCATCCCGTCTCCTCTCCCTGTCTGCTCATGCATAAACCGTACTAAACCGGTCTGAGCAGGTGTTACTTCCTGTAGTATAGCATACAACGCTCCGCATGAAATCGTTTACGCAAGCCGCACAAGGAAAAACCGCTGCCAGGTTAGGCAGCGGTTTTTCCTTACTCTTCAAACTGCTTGTTGTTCTGCTCCAATTCTTCGAGGCTGTTCTCTGCCTCCGCCTCATGGGCAGCAGCAATCTTAAGCCGGTAGAGGTCCCTGTAATTCTGCAGCAGAGTTGCCTCTTGTTCATGAATAAGAGCAGTTAGCTGCTCAATGCGCAAATCAAGAGTCAAGCCATGTTCCAGTATCTCTTCCTCTTCAAGAGGAGGCTCGTAGATTAGGGTCTTGTTGCAGCCGAAGGTTGATTCCGCCCATTCGTTGGCGCCATCCTTGCTGCTATGCTTATAGATTTCCACATACGTATCAAATAGCGCATTAACGGCTTTTCGGCAATCCCAGCCTAAAATAACAAGACCTTCTTTGGCTTTGTTCACCGCACGCATGAGCTGGAAGTCGTTTAATCTTCCGCGCTCGCTTTCTACACGGTCAATCTCCGCGACGAATACTGGATATGCGCGGCAAAATAATGCGGCAGCAGCGAAAAACTCCTCCTGCGGAATGTTGGTGGCATCCTGCTGCGGT
This region of Paenibacillus sp. JDR-2 genomic DNA includes:
- a CDS encoding LysR family transcriptional regulator, coding for MELLQLHYFRTVAKYEHMTKAAEVLRIAQPALSKTISRLEEDVGVPLFDRNNRQIRLNRFGRAFLQQVEIALGALDEGRRELADMMGTEQGTIRLATPTLNRLSSTISEFRKENPEIIFRVTQIPPASSSDMIGLLERGDVDLCFIAAPLNQSWIKEQIILKAEVCLAVPITHPLASKDTITLIETANEAYIEYHAGHPFRQINEAYCEAAGISRNIICEVDEPSALWSLVQAGLGVAFVPRNTNEHPHVKLLNIQSPVCEREFSIAWNEKRYLSRASRQYLEFLKSYKQHDLIGN
- a CDS encoding MarR family winged helix-turn-helix transcriptional regulator translates to MTERDAEGVELDLKLIRVLRNMVNELYRSLERDIDSYGLSTENFRILELLYNRGAQPIQKISDTFTIPSGSITYVVDKLEKKGLVERIPIPGDRRKTNVSLTAAGRSSFDNIFPKHAQFISDQLTFATDEEKFELINVMKKIGYGIKNRENKDNHKQED
- a CDS encoding threonine aldolase family protein, coding for MELVKTLLEAFNTAEYPVVGHGKRNVQVLKDTFDHLDGEVDSDIYGTGKVIEDFQAKIAAYLGKPSAVFFPSGTMAQQIALRLWCEEKGSRKVAYHPLCHLEIHEQDGLKELHHIEPILLADKDRLITLDDVKNMDEDIACLLLELPQREIGGQLPAFEELEAIAAYCRAKDIRLHLDGARLYEILPYYGKTAAEVCSLFHSVYVSFYKGIGGIAGAVLAGEEEFTKQSKIWKRRHGGDLISLYPYILNADQAFDERLPKMEQYYRSAVELAGLYNCGIEGITTRPLVPVSNMFHVHAAMPKEIFEKILIAVYEESGIGLTGNVRDAGEGASYYEVSLGDRYPAIPKDRLKQAFELLHEKVKQTAK
- a CDS encoding ATP-binding protein; the encoded protein is MSDYDELSERRRNKLKLMQFDKDEHSLVESDKPKETFEDVGGLEEVKKKIRMNFILPLQQPEIFKAYGKEAGGSLLLFGPPGCGKTFLARAVAGEIDANFIHIELQAILSMYVGQSEHNLHDVFQKARENKPCVIFIDELDAMGGSRHQMRQHHERMLVNQLLTELDGLQSGNDQVFVIGATNTPWYLDSALRRPGRFNHLVFVPPPEEEERSTILQLKLAGKPASSLNLGKLAAETKLFSGADLEQVVNDAVTSAMERTFETGDIQPITQDDLRKALKERKATTIEWFATARNYATFSDVNGDYKIVLDFAKKHGIK
- a CDS encoding MFS transporter, giving the protein MPAEQPDVRPPAIGNVLIKLLAFTLVLSSMSATMFNIVLPEIRADFELTVAQVSWVSTAYLLIYAVGSVIYGKLLDRYQAKNLITFGLLVFASGSLLGLLAGSFPFVLMARILQAVGASVIPALAMLIPVRYFPPERRGHALGISVTGLALGNAIGPIVSSLLVSVVHWRWLFAIPLLILITLPFYRKHLSSDIKEGGTIDWLGGGLLTGTVALLLLAITQGNLWLGAGSALMLIGFLWRIRAAADPFISRALMRDRIYLMGLMIAAIVMSISYALPFLTPQLLSDINRLEPGIIGFVMVPGACLSAYLGRKVGKLADSKGNSFVYHTASLLLFSCFLLLSLFVGSPAVLIGLIFTLGNVGQMFMQIVLSNTISRSIPRDQIGVGMGLLTLCNFLSGAVSTGIYGKVMDHGARSSWIPWHSNAASYVFSNLYLILALIHIVLLLLYRSVYVSRKKTNTTGQMLSNQR
- a CDS encoding LLM class flavin-dependent oxidoreductase translates to MEIGVDTFVETTPDVVTGETISHGERLRQVVEEIVLADKVGLDIFGVGEHHRKEFADSATAVILAAAAPMTKKIRLTSSVTVLSAADPVRLFQQFATLDGISNGRAEIIAGRGSMVDAFPLFGYDLKDYDSLFEEKLELLLKLRESEKVTWKGGFRPAFNNLGVYPRPVQNQLPVWLGSGGNPDSVIRAGQLGLPLVLAIIGGSPLNFAPLVPLYKKAAARAGHDVSKLKIAVHSLGYVAESNSLAVDKYFPPTQASFNYFGRERGWGQYTRSQFDASRTLEGALFVGDSETVANKILFMRKQLGFTRFFLHLPVGTMPHEDVMKAIELLGTEVAPRVRE
- a CDS encoding tetratricopeptide repeat protein → MEEETLTPSSHTGYTNVYQLMFWKKYKEALIETEKLLRDDPHSPDPYALYAQICVLMGDYEKARHWVDEALKRDPEHHLGWYVRVSLFYETGNEAAFHEAVREALRIDPYEAHYYYLQANQLNKKGKFKEAKEQIGIALELEPENPQYLSILSYTEALLGNDAVSRETEREALRYGAEEPIVLMYLAWSAARRGDYKLHETYMRSAVRLNPDEKQYQDEYLESLQNQYILYRICLWPNKLFRKMKPWQIFVMWAVCWLLFKPLVLVFIILHLIAHWSTKAIVHVKIFGWRRRRT
- a CDS encoding SDR family oxidoreductase, producing MIRTLLVTGADRGVGMAIAAKWLEDGNRVFAGQYADSPGLQELQRLYGEQLTVFPLDVASDASVKQAYDWVRSRTDKLDVLINNAAILGDIRNTILGELQYEEMLSVFNVNALGSLRMSQAFTPLLLQSDAKLIANISSEAGSITDCWRDAWYAYCMSKSAVNMQSKLIHNGLRPQGGRVLVIHPGWVKTHMQGKLDEAAELTPEQSAAGITKVIQSAITRDAAEMECEYVDYEGRKLNW